The sequence ACCGCATGCTACGGCCACTTCGGAAGAAACGACCCAGACTTCACATGGGAAAAAACAGACATGGTCGACATACTTAAAGAAAAAGCAGGTCTGTAGTAAACATGGTGGTTCTGGAATGTGGTATTTTTCATTTACATTGACCCGGGTAAGGGATTCTGGTAGTTTTTAAGCGATGTTTTAATATGTATAAGTTTCCGCTTGGATCCCATCGGTCCGGGACCGAGACGGAGGTAAGGCGAACAGGGCCTTCCGCGGTTCGGTCGCGGAAGGCTTTTTCCTTTGAAGGGAGGAGAGGGATGAAGGTCGTCAATACCGTAAAGGAAATGCAGAATATGGCCGATACATGGCGGAAAGAGGGTAAGACAATAGCCTTTGTTCCGACCATGGGCTATTTCCATGAAGGCCATCTTGCCCTTATGCGTCTTGCAAGAGAAAGGGGAGACGTGCTTGTGGTAAGCATCTTTGTCAACCCGATCCAGTTCGGTCCGAGTGAAGACTACCAGAGATATCCGCGGGATCTTGATAGAGATCTAAGACTGGCCGAGTCGGTGGGAGTGGATGTCGTTTTTGCTCCTCAGGTCGAGGAAATGTATCCGGAGGGGTTTCAGACTTATATCGAGGTTACGGAAATTTCCCGGCCACTTTGCGGTAAAAGCCGACCGGGGCATTTTCGAGGCGTCGCCACGGTGGTAACGAAACTCTTCAATATAGTTAAGCCCCACATCGCCGTTTTTGGCGAAAAGGACTATCAGCAGCTGCTCGTTATACGACGCATGGTAAAGGATCTCAATCTGGACGTTGAAATAGTCGGTCATCCCACGGTTCGAGAAACGGACGGTCTGGCGATGAGCAGCAGAAACGTTTATCTTTCCGACGAAGAAAGGAAAGCCGCCCTAAGGTTAAATCAGTCTCTTCAGAT is a genomic window of Thermodesulforhabdus norvegica containing:
- the panC gene encoding pantoate--beta-alanine ligase, whose product is MKVVNTVKEMQNMADTWRKEGKTIAFVPTMGYFHEGHLALMRLARERGDVLVVSIFVNPIQFGPSEDYQRYPRDLDRDLRLAESVGVDVVFAPQVEEMYPEGFQTYIEVTEISRPLCGKSRPGHFRGVATVVTKLFNIVKPHIAVFGEKDYQQLLVIRRMVKDLNLDVEIVGHPTVRETDGLAMSSRNVYLSDEERKAALRLNQSLQMARDLLQKGINRAGDIISEVSGYISSDPRVRIDYVEIRDAETLEEIDVIDRPAVLALAAFVGSARLIDNTILRP